The Sesamum indicum cultivar Zhongzhi No. 13 linkage group LG6, S_indicum_v1.0, whole genome shotgun sequence genome has a segment encoding these proteins:
- the LOC105164300 gene encoding 14 kDa proline-rich protein DC2.15-like, with product MDSQKSSSATLFLLTNLFFFVLVSGCKNPPNSPVSKPSPSTNPNPSPAKGHCPRDALKLGVCAKLLGGNIGTIVGNPPNTPCCSILGGLLDLEAAVCLCTALKANVLGININIPIALSLLINTCGKTLPKDFICA from the coding sequence ATGGATTCCCAGAAATCCTCATCAGCTACACTTTTCCTTCTCACTAACCTGTTTTTTTTCGTTCTTGTAAGTGGTTGTAAGAACCCACCAAATTCACCGGTGTCAAAACCTAGTCCGAGCACAAACCCTAATCCATCTCCAGCCAAGGGACATTGCCCTAGAGATGCCCTGAAACTCGGCGTTTGTGCCAAGTTGCTCGGTGGGAATATTGGGACCATAGTCGGAAACCCTCCGAATACTCCTTGTTGCTCTATATTGGGCGGGCTGTTGGATCTTGAGGCGGCTGTCTGCCTTTGCACGGCATTGAAAGCAAACGTTCTTGGCATTAACATCAACATTCCTATTGCACTGAGTTTGCTCATCAATACTTGTGGGAAGACACTGCCCAAAGATTTCATCTGTGCCTAA
- the LOC105164301 gene encoding cation/H(+) antiporter 15 has translation MSQQVVPTTNKSEQTIVCYAPTMITTNGIWQGDNPLDYSLPLFILQLTLVVVTTRILVFALKPLRQPRVISEILGGIILGPSVLGRSSKFAETVFPLRSVMVLETMANVGLLYFLFLVGVEMDIGVIKRTGKQALAIAISGMILPFVIGVGFAFLLHQSTEFVKLSTFILFLGVALSVTAFPVLARILAELKLLNTEIGKIAMSSALINDMCAWVLLAFAIALAENEAMSLASVWVILSSGAFVVFCVYVVRPLISWIIRRTPEGESISEFSICLILTGVMISGFITDAIGTHSVFGAFVFGLVIPNGPLGVTLIERLEDFVSGLLLPLFFAISGLKTDIGAIDGATTWVLLFVVIILACAGKIAGTLLVTVYYKMPFYEGLTLGLLMNTKGLVEMIVLNVGKDQKVLDDKSFAIMVIVAIVMTSIIGPLVTSVHKPGRKSVSYKRRTIQRTKPEGEFRVMVCVHTPRNVPTIINLLEASYPTKKSPICTYVLHLVELTGRASAMLIVHNTRKTGRPALNRTQAQSDHIINAFENFEQHAGFVSVNPLTAISPYSTMHEDICNVALDKRVAFIIVPFHKQQTVDGGMEATNPAFRTINQNVLANAPCSVGILVDRGLNGSRLAGNQVTHHVTVLFFGGVDDREALAYAWRMSEHPGINLTVMRFLPGEHAFETTGSARRNPSGRREILSVETNDDKEQQLDEEYVNEFKSRTMNDSSVIYTERVVNHGEETVAAIRSIDPIHDLFIVGRGQGIMSPLTAGLTDWSECPELGAIGDLLASSDFGASYSVLVVQQYVGIEALGDATVATPDSPTHQQPEQFDLGNRRPPPVGHAHVFQPQP, from the exons ATGTCTCAGCAGGTGGTGCCAACGACCAACAAATCGGAGCAGACGATAGTATGTTATGCTCCGACGATGATCACGACGAATGGCATTTGGCAGGGAGATAACCCTCTGGACTATTCGTTGCCACTCTTCATTTTGCAATTAACTCTCGTCGTTGTTACCACTCGTATTCTTGTTTTCGCCCTCAAACCCCTTCGACAGCCTCGTGTCATTTCTGAGATCCTT GGTGGTATAATCTTGGGTCCATCAGTACTAGGAAGAAGCAGCAAATTTGCAGAAACAGTTTTTCCTCTTAGGAGTGTGATGGTTCTTGAGACAATGGCAAATGTAGGTCTTCTTTACTTCCTATTTCTAGTTGGAGTAGAAATGGACATCGGCGTGATCAAACGCACAGGAAAGCAGGCGTTAGCCATTGCAATTTCAGGCATGATTTTGCCATTCGTTATAGGCGTTGGGTTCGCCTTCCTGCTGCATCAGAGCACCGAGTTCGTTAAGCTAAGCACTTTCATACTCTTCCTTGGAGTCGCCCTTTCCGTCACTGCATTTCCAGTGCTAGCTCGTATCCTGGCGGAGCTAAAACTTCTCAACACGGAGATAGGCAAAATCGCTATGTCATCAGCTCTCATAAACGACATGTGTGCTTGGGTTCTATTAGCCTTTGCCATTGCCTTGGCTGAGAATGAGGCCATGTCCTTGGCTTCAGTCTGGGTGATACTCTCAAGTGGCGCGTTCGTCGTTTTCTGCGTGTATGTAGTAAGACCTCTCATTTCCTGGATAATACGGCGAACTCCAGAAGGCGAATCCATTAGTGAATTCTCCATATGCCTCATACTCACTGGGGTTATGATCTCCGGGTTTATAACAGATGCAATTGGCACACACTCAGTTTTCGGGGCTTTCGTTTTCGGCCTAGTTATTCCTAATGGTCCTCTTGGCGTGACACTTATTGAAAGGCTTGAAGACTTTGTTTCGGGGCTTCTGTTGCCCCTCTTCTTTGCCATCAGTGGGCTGAAGACAGACATTGGTGCCATAGACGGAGCTACTACTTGGGTTCTCTTATTCGTAGTGATTATTCTTGCTTGTGCTGGTAAAATTGCAGGGACGCTCCTTGTTACTGTCTACTACAAAATGCCATTCTATGAAGGCCTTACTCTTGGTTTGCTCATGAACACCAAAGGCCTTGTTGAGATGATTGTCCTCAATGTTGGCAAAGACCAAAAG GTTTTGGACGACAAGTCTTTTGCCATTATGGTGATTGTAGCGATTGTCATGACTTCAATTATTGGGCCGCTGGTGACGAGCGTACACAAGCCCGGCAGGAAATCCGTGTCTTACAAAAGGAGAACAATCCAGCGAACAAAACCAGAGGGCGAATTTCGCGTCATGGTGTGTGTGCACACTCCAAGAAACGTACCAACAATCATCAACCTCCTCGAAGCCTCTTATCCCACCAAGAAGTCCCCAATTTGCACATATGTTCTCCATCTTGTCGAACTCACTGGCCGCGCCTCCGCCATGCTTATCGTCCACAACACACGAAAAACAGGGCGGCCCGCCCTCAACCGGACACAGGCTCAGTCGGACCACATCATCAACGCCTTTGAAAATTTCGAGCAACATGCAGGCTTCGTCTCCGTTAACCCCCTCACCGCGATTTCCCCTTACTCCACCATGCATGAAGACATTTGCAATGTGGCGTTGGACAAACGGGTAGCTTTTATTATCGTCCCTTTTCACAAACAACAAACGGTGGACGGAGGAATGGAAGCTACCAATCCAGCGTTCCGGACGATCAATCAAAATGTATTAGCTAATGCACCATGCTCCGTGGGAATCCTTGTCGACAGGGGCCTTAATGGATCAAGATTGGCTGGAAACCAAGTAACACATCATGTCACTGTGCTATTCTTTGGTGGTGTGGATGATAGAGAAGCGTTGGCGTATGCATGGAGAATGAGTGAACACCCGGGGATTAATCTCACCGTAATGCGTTTTCTTCCTGGTGAACATGCATTTGAGACAACGGGATCGGCCAGGCGTAACCCAAGTGGTCGACGAGAAATATTGTCAGTAGAAACGAACGATGACAAGGAGCAACAACTAGACGAGGAGTACGTAAACGAGTTCAAGTCAAGAACGATGAATGATTCCTCCGTTATCTATACCGAAAGAGTGGTGAATCATGGTGAAGAAACAGTGGCAGCTATAAGATCGATAGATCCAATTCATGATTTGTTCATAGTAGGCCGGGGGCAAGGCATTATGTCGCCTCTGACAGCAGGGCTTACGGACTGGAGCGAGTGCCCGGAGCTCGGTGCTATCGGGGATTTATTGGCTTCATCAGATTTTGGAGCCTCATATTCCGTGCTGGTGGTTCAGCAATATGTGGGGATTGAGGCACTTGGAGATGCAACGGTCGCCACGCCGGACAGCCCGACTCATCAGCAACCAGAGCAGTTCGATCTTGGGAACAGGCGGCCGCCGCCTGTAGGTCATGCTCATGTCTTCCAACCACAGCCCTGA